A region of Fibrobacter sp. UWB2 DNA encodes the following proteins:
- a CDS encoding M6 family metalloprotease domain-containing protein, translated as MKTKIAFGLLMGLLLLPTMLFADIVYQGKRVQEWPEEARPTFSNHNANQPRFVLGKTTATQSHYAAPKGKIYSLTLLVDFSDQKAPVSVADVEEWLNKEGFNRDGCNGSVRDYYLDVSNGQLDLTNEVYGWYRAKHPKSWYESLQGYTGSDSLMKEVFAYFDSQVDYSRYDNDKDGTTEAINIVYAGPGQTWGQGLWPHSGWSNERRDGVRLTHHQMTDMPGKFSIYVFVHESGHMIFGWPDLYWYGDYCTMGNRAHDLNPVAINDFYRADQGWIPFVDVTSNDVSLETTKPGEVCYRYKNPARPNQEGLVWSYVQNKGRNQVLKGSGLLMQHYDFSIGANSASDKLGLRIVRANHTEPSLNGDKDQWPSPGSTADAFFKSGTYPEFSDETYPAITWYSGAKTGLKITDIGTPGETLTFCIGGNCPEPESSSSTGIVSSSSSAVVSSSSSAPKPESSSSAVEIKIEKIAFEVTLPIDNNYAYVTLDLKGDDVAKILGIKRTEIEGKVEFYGIEPDGTLNSRTTGEGTGHWFDKDGKIVAWDPNDSSIVYSNVDLSTMTTKIGHMPNKVKAGDSFTVRQAVVYESKQVTFEITVTIQQKTTRISSIRSSKRGKPGNMIFNALGKPVGKRNANGSLPDLPKGIYVEIAK; from the coding sequence ATGAAAACCAAAATTGCATTCGGCTTATTAATGGGGCTATTGTTGCTCCCGACGATGCTTTTTGCCGACATCGTTTATCAAGGGAAAAGGGTCCAAGAGTGGCCCGAAGAGGCCCGGCCGACATTCAGTAACCATAATGCCAACCAGCCTCGCTTTGTTTTGGGAAAAACGACTGCAACACAAAGCCATTATGCCGCCCCCAAGGGCAAAATTTACAGCCTCACGCTCCTCGTCGATTTTTCAGACCAGAAGGCGCCCGTCTCGGTAGCCGACGTTGAAGAATGGCTGAACAAGGAAGGGTTCAACAGGGACGGCTGTAACGGATCCGTGCGCGACTACTATCTAGACGTTTCGAACGGGCAGCTAGACCTCACCAATGAAGTTTACGGCTGGTACCGCGCCAAACATCCCAAATCCTGGTACGAGAGCCTGCAAGGATATACGGGATCGGATTCGCTCATGAAAGAAGTATTCGCGTATTTCGATTCGCAGGTGGATTATTCGCGCTACGACAATGACAAGGACGGCACCACCGAAGCCATCAACATCGTCTACGCAGGCCCCGGACAAACATGGGGACAAGGCCTTTGGCCGCATTCCGGATGGTCCAACGAAAGGCGCGACGGAGTCCGGCTCACGCATCATCAAATGACGGACATGCCCGGCAAGTTTTCCATTTACGTCTTTGTGCATGAATCGGGACACATGATTTTTGGCTGGCCGGACCTTTATTGGTACGGCGATTACTGCACCATGGGCAACCGTGCGCATGATTTGAACCCAGTCGCCATCAACGACTTTTACCGCGCGGACCAAGGCTGGATTCCCTTTGTGGACGTAACCAGCAATGACGTGAGTCTCGAAACCACAAAGCCTGGCGAAGTGTGTTACCGCTACAAGAACCCCGCAAGGCCAAACCAAGAAGGTTTGGTATGGTCCTACGTACAAAACAAGGGTCGCAACCAAGTGCTAAAAGGAAGCGGACTCTTGATGCAGCACTACGATTTTTCGATCGGCGCCAATTCCGCTTCGGACAAACTCGGATTGAGAATCGTCCGAGCCAATCACACAGAACCGTCCCTCAACGGTGACAAAGACCAATGGCCAAGTCCCGGTAGTACCGCAGATGCATTCTTCAAAAGCGGGACATACCCAGAATTTTCGGACGAAACCTACCCCGCAATCACTTGGTATAGCGGAGCCAAAACGGGACTCAAGATTACGGACATCGGAACGCCCGGAGAAACGCTCACGTTCTGCATCGGCGGGAACTGCCCTGAACCAGAATCTTCAAGTTCAACGGGAATTGTGTCGAGTTCATCGAGCGCAGTTGTTTCAAGCTCGTCAAGTGCGCCGAAGCCCGAAAGTTCAAGTAGCGCCGTCGAAATAAAAATTGAGAAAATTGCATTTGAAGTGACGCTCCCGATAGACAACAATTATGCATACGTCACACTTGACTTAAAAGGTGATGACGTTGCAAAAATTCTAGGCATCAAGCGAACCGAAATTGAAGGCAAAGTAGAATTCTACGGTATAGAACCCGATGGAACGCTCAACAGCCGCACCACCGGCGAAGGGACCGGACATTGGTTTGACAAGGACGGTAAAATCGTCGCCTGGGATCCGAACGATTCAAGCATCGTTTATTCTAACGTAGACCTTTCGACAATGACCACAAAAATCGGACACATGCCGAACAAGGTCAAGGCCGGAGATTCGTTCACCGTGCGACAAGCGGTCGTTTACGAAAGCAAGCAAGTCACTTTTGAAATCACGGTCACGATACAGCAGAAGACAACTCGAATTTCAAGCATCCGCAGTTCAAAACGCGGCAAGCCCGGAAACATGATTTTCAATGCGCTCGGAAAACCCGTCGGAAAGCGCAACGCGAACGGCTCTCTGCCCGACTTGCCCAAAGGTATTTACGTGGAAATTGCGAAGTAA
- the pyrH gene encoding UMP kinase — MKFKRILLKLSGEALAGEKGHGIDNQILSDMASEIASIVKQGVQVALVIGGGNLVRGISASAGGMNRAQGDAMGMLGTVMNGLAMQDALDKQGIDSVVMSAIRMEPVCEFFDRRKALKLLSAGSVVIFSAGTGNPFFTTDSCAALRAIESECDVIMKATKVDGIYTADPVKDPTATRFDDISYKEVISRGLKVMDTAAVALCMENNMPIFVFKMEKGNLTRAAINGDLGTLVHC; from the coding sequence ATGAAATTCAAACGCATTCTTCTCAAGCTCAGTGGCGAAGCCCTCGCAGGCGAAAAGGGCCACGGCATCGACAACCAGATTCTTTCTGACATGGCCTCCGAAATTGCTTCTATCGTCAAGCAGGGCGTGCAAGTCGCTCTCGTGATTGGCGGAGGCAACCTCGTTCGTGGCATTTCTGCTTCTGCAGGCGGCATGAACCGCGCCCAGGGCGATGCCATGGGCATGCTCGGCACTGTGATGAACGGCCTTGCCATGCAGGACGCTCTCGACAAGCAGGGCATTGACTCTGTGGTGATGTCCGCTATCCGCATGGAACCGGTCTGCGAATTCTTCGACCGTCGCAAGGCCCTCAAGCTCTTGTCCGCTGGCTCCGTGGTCATCTTCTCTGCCGGTACGGGCAACCCGTTCTTCACGACGGACAGCTGCGCCGCTCTCCGCGCTATCGAAAGCGAATGTGACGTCATCATGAAGGCCACCAAGGTCGACGGCATCTACACGGCCGACCCGGTCAAGGATCCGACGGCTACCCGCTTCGACGACATCAGCTACAAGGAAGTCATTTCCCGCGGCCTCAAGGTCATGGACACCGCAGCCGTTGCTCTCTGCATGGAAAACAACATGCCTATCTTTGTGTTCAAGATGGAAAAGGGCAATCTCACTCGCGCTGCTATCAACGGCGACCTCGGCACGCTCGTCCACTGCTAA